ATGTTTTTAAATCATCATTGTTTTTCAAACTCTCTATATCGTTTTTTACATCATTAAATACTGCTCTTAAAAAATCATTTCTGCTTAATTTAAAAGCTTCTATATCTTTTTGATTTTCAAACCACAACGCAGTCATATCAGGACTTGTCAGAAGCTTAGGTGATAGCTTTATTAAATTTCTTCCTAAATCAGTAGATTTAATCTTTTTCTTAACTTCAACAATATATCCACGCTCAAATAACTTTTTAATATGCTCACTTCTTGTTGCTGGTGTGCCTATGCCACCACTTTCACCCTTTTTATCCTTATCCTTTTCTTTTAGAAGTGCTTTTATTTTTTCATCTTTTACATATTTACTTACACTTGTTAAATCTTTTAATAAAGTTGCCATAGTATATAATGGTCTAGGTTTAGTTTGTTTTTTATTTATATTTATATTACTTGAATAAGATTTGCAGTTTTCAAGTGTGCTTAGATCTTGTGAATACTCTTCGTTTTCTTGCTCTTCATCGGTATTAATTTCGCTATCATTAGTATCAATAAATTCGCTAAAACCTGCAAATGTAGTTTTATTTGAGCTTGTGCTAAATTCATATTCATCATACTTAAAAACTACACTAGTATGCAAATATTCTTTAGGTTTAAAAAATTGTAATGCAAATCTTTTTGCTATCATTTCATAAACATTTAATTCATCTTTACTTAAAGCTTTTATATCAACTTTTTGTTCCGTTGGAATAATACCATAATGAGCCGTTATATTGTTATCATTAAATGCACTACTTTTAATACTAGTATCAGAATTATTTATAATATTTGTAAAACCTGTTAGATTATTTTTTATAGCTGATAAAATTTCTGGGCTTTCTTTATGCAAATTCTCTGGTAAATATTGACAATCTGATCTATTGTAAGATATTAGCTTGTGTTTTTCCCTTAAACTTTGTGTAATTTCTAATGTTTTATCAGGCTTATAGTTAAATATTTTAGAGCATTCAGCTTGAAGCAAAAGCAAATTATATGGTAGTGGTGGATTTTCTATTTTGTTTTCATGATTAACTATGCAATCAAATTCTTTATTTTCACATTTTGATTTTATATCATTTGCAACCACTTCATCAACAATTTTTTCGCTTGTTTTTAAATTAGCTTTTAATTTTAAATTTTCTGTTTCAAATTCTCCTGTTAAAGTATAATAGTAACTTGATTTATGATTTTCGTTTTCCAAATCTCTAGCAACTATCATAGCTAAAATAGGAGTTTGAACACGACCAACACTTAAAACACCTTTATATCCACTACTTTGAGCTATAGTAGTATATGCACGAGTTAGATTGATTCCAACAATCCAGTCAGCTTGGCTTCTAGCAAATCCACATTCGCTAATACCTTTAAAATCGCTATTATTTTTAATTTCACTTAAAGCTTTTTTAACACCTTTATCAGTTAAATCATGTAATAATAATCTCTTTACGCTTCCTTTATAGTTTGCATAATTTATTATTTCATCTACTAAAATTTGACCTTCTTCATCTGCATCACCACAATTTATAACTTCAGTAGCTTTTTTTAACAAATCACAAATTATTTTAAGCTGCTTTTTAGAGCTGTCTTTAGGCTTGTATCTAAACTCATCAATTTGTAGTGGCAAATCATTTATATTCCACTTGCCCCAATCTTGCTTATAGTCTTCAGGCATAAAAAGTTCTAAAATATGTCCAAAAGCCCAAGTAACAATATCATTACCTTTTTGAATATATCCATCATTTTTAACAGTATTTTCATTTAAATTATTTGCAATCACTCTTGCTAATTCAGGTTTTTCAGCTATGAATACTCTCATCATTTCTCCCATTCTTTCTTGTTATTTTCGCTACTGGTTTTTACCACACCTTTTTCTATTGCTTTATTTAAGCTTTCACTAAAGAACTTTTTATTATTTTCTTGTATAATGTCTTTATTATCCGTAGAAAGTGCGTTTGCACCAGATGAATTTTTATTCATCAGCTCCAAGTCGTGAGGTTTTTCCAACATAGTCGTATGCAGGGTGTTGGGGTCTGCATCTACGGATTGCTCTAAATTAATATTTTTTTGTATTCTTTTTAATTCACTAACTCTCATTTTATTAGCATGATAAATTTTTAAGTTATTTTTACCTATAACTACATCACCTATTTTTTCTTTACTTTCATATAATTTATCAAGTTTTTTCATTGCATAAACATCTATATTGTTTTTTGCTTCTTTAACAACTTCAGGATTGCTTACTACTTCTTGTATTACTTCTTTTACTTCAATTAGATTTTTAAACATTTCAGGGTGTTTATCGTATAAAGCTTTTAAATCTGCTTTTGCTTCATTGCTTGATAAAATATTTGCTAAATCCTTACCAAGCTTAAAAATCTCCAATTCTTTCTCACTCATATCAGTCCTTTAGTGGGCTAAATAGCCCACATATTATTTATCTATCCATACTTTTATCTTTAGCATAATTCATAATTTGCTCTGTTCCACTTTCTAGTTTATTACCTGCTGGACTTTGAATAGATTTAATTACTGCACCTTGCGATTGAACAAAATCAATCTCTATATTTGCTGATTTATCAATTTTATTTACAACTTGCATTAAATTTGGATATTTTTCAAGAGTTGTGTTTTTTGTAGCACTTAATGTAAAATCAACACCATCTTTAATTAGTGAATTAAATTTGTCAATTATTGCATCATCATTTGTCTTATCAAATGCATATCCTTCTTTAGTTTTAGTTGCGTATAATTTTTCAGCATTTTGCATTAATTCTCCTGCTTCATTGCGTTTTTCAGGTTGAATTTCTATTGCTATTTTATTAAACGCATATGCTTTACCATCTTTACTAATACCTTTTTGATAATATGCATCAGCTTTCATATAGGTTTCGCCAGTTTCTTTATTTCCTACTTTTAAATTCAATGGAATTTTATCAGCATCAACTGACTTTAAAAAAGCATCAATAGAATTAATCTTATTAAAAACATCTCTTGCATTAGGCTTTTGCCCTTCATATTCTTGCAATGAACCAAAACCGATGATGGTTTTATCATCTCCTACTTTACCACTTGTTACAAAAACATTCATATTTTCTCCTTTGTAAAATAATAAATAAAATTATATATACATATAATTTTATGTATAATTTTGCGTATTTTTAAGCAAGCAATTTAAAAATTACTCCACCTAAAATAAAAGCTAAAATAAAATTTAAACCAAGCAAAATATTAAAAGTCATTTTTGCTTTCTTCATCATTGAATTTATGCTTTTGGCATAATTTTGATTTAATTCTTTAACTTGATTTTCAAATTTGTTTAAATAGTTTTCTTGTCTTGTTATAAAATTCTTTAAAAACTCATCAAATTCTTGTGCCGTTGTTTCTAGTTTAGCTTCTTGATTATTTATAAAATTAGAAAAATTGGTATTAAATATTTTAGATTTTTCTTCTATTTGCAAATCTTTAAAATGAGAATGAATTTGATTAAAATCATTTATTATTTTTTTGGTTGTTAAAATATTATTTTGAGCTATCAACTCATCTTGCGTAGGTGCTTTTTTAAATAAAATACAAAAATTTACCCAAGTATTAAAAAAAGTATTAAAATTACTTTCTAGTTCATAAAACAAACTCTTTTCAACTTCACTTAAATTATTGTAACTTCTAGCTGTATCTATTAAGCTTAAAATTTTACTCTTAAGCTTATTTTGACTATCTATGAGTTTTGAATAATTTAATATATCTTTTTCATCACCATCATGATATTCTATTAGACCTTCTGCAACTAAATCAATTATATTATCTTGATTGCTCATTTTAATACACCCAACATTCTTTATTGATTTTATGCTTTTGCGTATATACATCGTAGTAATATGTTTTATCAAAATTTTCAACACTTTCTACTATATAACTACAACGATATTTGCTAACTTGATATTGGTCTTGTCTGTATAAATTTAACCATAAATTAGAAGGTTGTGAAAATTTATTTAACTTATAAATATTCTGAAAATCATCACTCCTATTAATAATGGTTTCATAGTGTCCACGATTAAAATCATTAATAGTATAATATTTGCCATCACATATATTTTTAGGCATTTTTAAATCTGTATATGCATTGTTAATTAGCTTTATACATTGTGGTGGTAGCTTATGTGTAATTCTAATTAATTTATCTTTATTACTAACTTTGCAATTTTTTTCTGGATAATACCCTTGTCCTATAGTATATTCATATTGCTTATTTAATATTTCTGCTGTGCATTCATGTGGAACATTCAAAATTGATTCTTTTAAATCAGCCATAATTAAATCATCATCAACTTCATTCCCATTGCTCGTTGGACATAGTTTTAAAAAATCTCTTCTTAATTCAAAAGTCTTCCAAGGCTTCTTAGCTCTAATTGAAAAAAATTTTCTTATAGGTGCATTGCATTCTGAAGGTTTTTTACCACTTGACATACATAATATAACTTCACAAGCAGTTCTTTTATCGCCAGTAAATTGATCGGCATATAGGCTACTAATACTAAAAAACAATATAACTATAAATTTAATAGAACTTTGCATATCAATCTCCTTATTTATGTTCAAAAATAATATTTACCAAATTAGGTTCATTTGCTATAAAGTCATATATAACTATATTTGCTGTTATTCCATTATGTTTTAAATAAAAAGCATATTTTTCAGCAAGTTCTTTTCTTGCAAATATATATATTTGATCACTATTATGTGCATAGTAAAAAAAGCTTACCTTCTTATTATTTTCAACTAAAATATTTTCTTTAAAATAAAATAAGTAATTAGTAACCCACGAGTAGTTTAGACTAGGATCTTTGATAACATTAAAAGTCGTATTTTCTACTACTTGTTGTTTTACAAGATCATATTTTGGACTATCAATTTTTACTGAACTTTTTGCACAGTTTGTAATAAATAATCCTACTAAAATAAATAAAAATAATTTTAATTTCATGCTGCTTCCTTTGTTAGTTTTAATAAATTTTCTTCTAAAAGTTTTTCATTTTCTTGTTTCATAATTTCAAAATTTTGATAAGGTATATTTATTCTTGTTTCTCCATTTTGGATTACAGTTTCCAACTCTTTTTTAGTTGGCAAATCTTTTATTTTTGCTAGAGATTTTGAAATAGATTTAAATTTGTCCATAAAATAATTATCACTATAATAAAATGCCTTATCACATAAAATAGGTTTTCCTGCATCTATTGTTACAAGTTCTTTTTCAAATGGCATTTCACGAAGTTCTTGTGGAAGCATTAGTGCCCTTACTGTTTTGCTTTCACTACCACCTACATTTAAACTTAATGCGTTTTGATAATTTGTTGATTTGTTGATTACTGTCATATTTCCTAAAATTTTTGAAATTCTTTCAGCATCTTCTTGCTCTCTAGGTGCATAATATATTTGACATGCATGATTTGTTAATAAAGTTTTTGCACCTTCTTTGCCATACCCATTAGGAATTGGCATTTCAAGTTGTGAATCTGACTGGTATATCATTAAACTTCTAAATCCAAAACCTGCCATAAATGCAACTCCTGTTAAGTATTTTGATAAATAACCACTTGAAGTAAATTCATCCATCAAACACAATACTGTATGTTGTAGCTCTGGATTTTGTTGTGGTAACTCTTTTGTATTTAATAGTATTAACTGTTGCCAAAATATATTTAAAATGAGTTTTGCATTATCTAATTGATCAGGAGTAATGCCAACATATATTGTCATTTTTTTCTTTCTTAAATCTCTAAAATCAAAATCGTTAGCACTAGTTGCAAGTCGCATATTATCTGCTCTAAAGATCATTAATGGAGCATTAAAAGAACTCATCACTCCACTTCTAGTATTATCAGAAGCTATTGCCAAATAAGATTTTATACGCTCTTGTGCTTTAGGGCTTGCAATTCCTAGCTCACACAACCAATTATAAGTATTTTCAAAACCTTTAATTTCTTGTTTTATACTTTCTTCTTCATCTTCACTACTTTCAACAGTAAAATTAAAACCTTCGCTGATAGATAATATCCCATAAAGCGTAAAAGAAACATCTAGTTTATAATTTCTAATAAATGCTAGTCCCATTTCAGAACTTAATAAGTCGTGAGTTAAATAACACAGTCCTATAAATAAATTTTGTGCTAATTGATTAAAAAATTGTGTTGTTGGATCTCCTACTACTGGATATAAAATATTTGCAAAATCAGTTAATTCTGCATCAACATTTGTGCCATTCATATTTATGTATGCTAGTGGGTTATATCTATGTGTTCTTCTATCAAATGGATTAAATAAATATACTTCATTGCCCAATTTTTCTTTTCTATATTTTGAAGTATAATCAAAGCATTCTTGTTTAATGTCTTGAACTACTGCACTTTCTTTCCATTCAAGTAAATTAGGAATAACAATACCAACACCTTTACCACTACGAGTTGGAGCACCAAGGGCAACAAATTGCTGACCACCAAATTTTAACAATTTGCCTTGATATTTACCAACGATAATACCTTTTTTGCCAAATAACCCCATTTTTTTAATTTCTCTTTTAGTGGCAAATCTTGCATCACCATGTAAAGATTGCTGTCGTGGTATTAAAGGAATAATTAAACATATCAAAGAACTTATCAAAGTTGCAAAACCTAAAGATTTGTAAATATAAGGATAGTTATTAATAATAGCACTAAATACAAATCCAATTTTAATCAAATATATTTTTTTTAAAAGCCCATTAAAATACAAACAAAAAATTATAGTTAGTGCATAATCAATCAAAATAAATAAAAATACTAAAGCTATAATTTGTGATTTAGTTAGCTTTTTCATTATAAACCTTATGTATTTTACCATCATACAAATACTCAAGTATTTGTCTTTTACCATTTATATTTTTAAAAACTATGATTATATCTATGGCTTTTTTTACAACATCTATTAACATATCTTTTCCTAATGCCCTTGCCATATCATTTTGCATAGACATCATTACAAGCCTGTCAATACAACCACCAACACTTCCAGCGTGGCAACTTGTCATAGAGCCGTTATGCCCACTTGAGATTACATTTAAAAAATCATAAGTTTCCCCACCCCTAACTTCAGCTAACAAAATTCTATCAGGCTTCATTCTTAAACAACTTTTTAATAAAGTAGCAGAATTTACTGCATCGGTTATTTTTGCTTCACTAGGATAAAATAGTTGCACATAATTTTTATGGTCATAAAATTTAATTTCTTCTACATCTTCAATAGTAATAATACGATCATCTAATGGGATAAAATCAATTAAGGTTTTCATGAAGGTAGTTTTTCCACTACCTGTTTCACCACAAATAACGACATTTTTACCATTTTTGATAGCTTCACCTAAATTATTTGCAAATTCTTTAGTTATTGCACCCCTTTCTATGTAATCATTGA
This is a stretch of genomic DNA from Campylobacter sp. RM12651. It encodes these proteins:
- a CDS encoding type IV secretory system conjugative DNA transfer family protein, with product MKKLTKSQIIALVFLFILIDYALTIIFCLYFNGLLKKIYLIKIGFVFSAIINNYPYIYKSLGFATLISSLICLIIPLIPRQQSLHGDARFATKREIKKMGLFGKKGIIVGKYQGKLLKFGGQQFVALGAPTRSGKGVGIVIPNLLEWKESAVVQDIKQECFDYTSKYRKEKLGNEVYLFNPFDRRTHRYNPLAYINMNGTNVDAELTDFANILYPVVGDPTTQFFNQLAQNLFIGLCYLTHDLLSSEMGLAFIRNYKLDVSFTLYGILSISEGFNFTVESSEDEEESIKQEIKGFENTYNWLCELGIASPKAQERIKSYLAIASDNTRSGVMSSFNAPLMIFRADNMRLATSANDFDFRDLRKKKMTIYVGITPDQLDNAKLILNIFWQQLILLNTKELPQQNPELQHTVLCLMDEFTSSGYLSKYLTGVAFMAGFGFRSLMIYQSDSQLEMPIPNGYGKEGAKTLLTNHACQIYYAPREQEDAERISKILGNMTVINKSTNYQNALSLNVGGSESKTVRALMLPQELREMPFEKELVTIDAGKPILCDKAFYYSDNYFMDKFKSISKSLAKIKDLPTKKELETVIQNGETRINIPYQNFEIMKQENEKLLEENLLKLTKEAA
- a CDS encoding TrbM/KikA/MpfK family conjugal transfer protein; the encoded protein is MQSSIKFIVILFFSISSLYADQFTGDKRTACEVILCMSSGKKPSECNAPIRKFFSIRAKKPWKTFELRRDFLKLCPTSNGNEVDDDLIMADLKESILNVPHECTAEILNKQYEYTIGQGYYPEKNCKVSNKDKLIRITHKLPPQCIKLINNAYTDLKMPKNICDGKYYTINDFNRGHYETIINRSDDFQNIYKLNKFSQPSNLWLNLYRQDQYQVSKYRCSYIVESVENFDKTYYYDVYTQKHKINKECWVY
- a CDS encoding cag pathogenicity island Cag12 family protein, giving the protein MKLKLFLFILVGLFITNCAKSSVKIDSPKYDLVKQQVVENTTFNVIKDPSLNYSWVTNYLFYFKENILVENNKKVSFFYYAHNSDQIYIFARKELAEKYAFYLKHNGITANIVIYDFIANEPNLVNIIFEHK
- a CDS encoding DNA topoisomerase 3; translated protein: MRVFIAEKPELARVIANNLNENTVKNDGYIQKGNDIVTWAFGHILELFMPEDYKQDWGKWNINDLPLQIDEFRYKPKDSSKKQLKIICDLLKKATEVINCGDADEEGQILVDEIINYANYKGSVKRLLLHDLTDKGVKKALSEIKNNSDFKGISECGFARSQADWIVGINLTRAYTTIAQSSGYKGVLSVGRVQTPILAMIVARDLENENHKSSYYYTLTGEFETENLKLKANLKTSEKIVDEVVANDIKSKCENKEFDCIVNHENKIENPPLPYNLLLLQAECSKIFNYKPDKTLEITQSLREKHKLISYNRSDCQYLPENLHKESPEILSAIKNNLTGFTNIINNSDTSIKSSAFNDNNITAHYGIIPTEQKVDIKALSKDELNVYEMIAKRFALQFFKPKEYLHTSVVFKYDEYEFSTSSNKTTFAGFSEFIDTNDSEINTDEEQENEEYSQDLSTLENCKSYSSNININKKQTKPRPLYTMATLLKDLTSVSKYVKDEKIKALLKEKDKDKKGESGGIGTPATRSEHIKKLFERGYIVEVKKKIKSTDLGRNLIKLSPKLLTSPDMTALWFENQKDIEAFKLSRNDFLRAVFNDVKNDIESLKNNDDLKTFASDNAIDKTYPCKVCNNGYMQRRKTKDDKYFWGCSNYKGGCSKTYNDKAGKPDGYNANIYPCKQCGAGVLERKKSQKGNYFWGCSNWRNGCKAMFYDDNGKPKK
- a CDS encoding ATPase, T2SS/T4P/T4SS family; the protein is MSDNTSLNKYAEMLFGKFLKDDSINEVCYQGGNLIWCEDIQGKWTAYENDINEQKALSFAKASASFKKDEIDKNKPILSCILPTGERIQIVISPATKDKIVSITIRKPSKVRYTINDYIERGAITKEFANNLGEAIKNGKNVVICGETGSGKTTFMKTLIDFIPLDDRIITIEDVEEIKFYDHKNYVQLFYPSEAKITDAVNSATLLKSCLRMKPDRILLAEVRGGETYDFLNVISSGHNGSMTSCHAGSVGGCIDRLVMMSMQNDMARALGKDMLIDVVKKAIDIIIVFKNINGKRQILEYLYDGKIHKVYNEKAN